The following are encoded together in the Raineyella sp. LH-20 genome:
- a CDS encoding flavin reductase family protein, which yields MSIHNEDPFATPRELRDPVRRLRGHLPAPVTVWTSAGAGRRDGWTISSVLVGEGDPAELVALVDEDCDWWDLCRATGTATVNVLAHGQGRIADAFARVAPSPGGPFRTGDWTAGPYGPRLDGAAAWVGVRLVDAAPPHAGWGLLIRATIEELELAGDVEPLGHRYGRYS from the coding sequence ATGAGCATCCACAACGAGGACCCGTTCGCGACTCCGCGGGAACTGCGCGACCCGGTCCGCCGGCTGCGCGGCCACCTGCCGGCACCGGTGACGGTGTGGACCAGCGCCGGGGCGGGCCGCCGCGACGGCTGGACGATCTCCTCGGTCCTCGTCGGCGAGGGTGACCCTGCCGAACTCGTGGCGTTGGTCGACGAGGACTGCGACTGGTGGGACCTCTGCCGCGCCACCGGCACCGCGACGGTGAATGTCCTCGCCCACGGCCAGGGCCGGATCGCCGACGCGTTCGCCAGGGTCGCCCCGTCACCGGGCGGCCCGTTCCGCACCGGTGACTGGACGGCGGGCCCGTACGGTCCGCGACTCGACGGCGCGGCGGCCTGGGTGGGCGTACGCCTCGTCGACGCCGCGCCGCCGCACGCGGGCTGGGGGCTGCTGATCCGGGCGACGATCGAGGAACTGGAACTCGCCGGGGACGTCGAGCCGCTCGGACACCGGTACGGCCGCTACAGCTGA
- a CDS encoding aldo/keto reductase translates to MEQRRVGSSGLQVSRLGLGTLTWGRDTSPQVAYDLMATYVDAGGTLIDTAAAYGAGDAEEILGALMAREFDREDLVIATKAGFGVRDGERAVDTSARAMLADLDASLERLGTDWIDLWQVHAWGQAPIEETLAAMDHAVASGRVRYLGLSNFVGWQTAQAASWQRAITTRTPIASTQVEYSLMTRRAEVEILPAVRAMGMGFLAWSPLGRGVLTGKYRRGIPKDSRAAAEHFAWFVDPYLQPRSRAIVDAVARAADGLGMAPLEVALLWVRDAPGVTASLLGARTAEQLEQCLAIEEMSLPAEIAAALDDVSGGPMPSRDGAGRPAEPPMHE, encoded by the coding sequence ATGGAACAGCGACGCGTCGGCTCCTCGGGCCTGCAGGTCTCCCGGCTCGGTCTCGGCACCCTCACCTGGGGGCGGGACACGTCCCCGCAGGTGGCGTACGACCTGATGGCGACCTACGTCGACGCGGGCGGCACGCTGATCGACACCGCTGCGGCGTACGGCGCCGGCGACGCCGAGGAGATCCTCGGCGCGTTGATGGCCCGGGAGTTCGACCGGGAGGACCTCGTCATCGCCACCAAGGCGGGCTTCGGTGTCCGCGACGGGGAACGGGCCGTCGACACCTCGGCGCGGGCGATGCTGGCCGACCTGGACGCCTCGCTGGAACGCCTCGGCACCGACTGGATCGACCTGTGGCAGGTGCATGCCTGGGGCCAGGCACCGATCGAGGAGACCCTGGCGGCGATGGACCACGCGGTGGCCTCGGGCCGGGTGCGCTACCTCGGCCTGTCCAACTTCGTCGGCTGGCAGACCGCCCAGGCGGCGTCGTGGCAGCGGGCGATCACCACCCGGACGCCGATCGCGTCCACCCAGGTGGAGTACTCGTTGATGACCCGCCGCGCGGAGGTGGAGATCCTGCCGGCCGTACGGGCGATGGGGATGGGCTTCCTGGCCTGGTCGCCGCTGGGCCGGGGGGTGCTCACCGGCAAGTACCGTCGCGGCATCCCGAAGGACTCGCGGGCGGCCGCCGAGCACTTCGCGTGGTTCGTCGACCCGTACCTGCAACCGCGGTCGCGGGCGATCGTGGACGCGGTGGCCCGGGCGGCCGACGGGCTGGGGATGGCACCGTTGGAAGTGGCGCTGCTGTGGGTGCGCGATGCACCGGGGGTGACCGCGTCGCTGCTGGGGGCGCGCACCGCTGAGCAGCTCGAGCAGTGCCTGGCGATCGAGGAGATGTCCCTGCCGGCGGAGATCGCCGCCGCCCTGGACGACGTCTCAGGCGGGCCGATGCCGTCCCGCGACGGCGCCGGCCGACCGGCCGAGCCGCCGATGCACGAGTGA
- a CDS encoding DUF5703 family protein produces the protein MPPKPRQRPESDYDVRRFSVGREMSRNALRQLLTEEAERGGWELHRLRRYRDGSREIWVRRRIIRVRPTWEVFLD, from the coding sequence GTGCCACCCAAGCCCCGCCAGCGTCCTGAGAGCGACTACGACGTACGCCGCTTCTCGGTGGGCCGTGAGATGTCGCGCAACGCCCTGCGACAGCTTCTCACCGAGGAGGCCGAACGCGGCGGCTGGGAGCTCCACCGGCTGCGGCGTTACCGCGACGGCAGCCGCGAGATCTGGGTGCGTCGCCGGATCATCCGGGTCCGTCCCACCTGGGAGGTCTTCCTCGATTGA
- a CDS encoding class I SAM-dependent methyltransferase: MDDPSVQRTRISALFDRLAPVYDQGPIPWFTPIADRLVDLLSPAPGATALDVGAGRGAATFPLARAVGETGHVVAADISAAMIRLLTDSLQAAGTANVRTLVGEATPRTLPAGTFDLVAASLVLFFDPDPAGTLRDWLALLRPGGRIGISTFGAQDVAWRHAEAEILRYAPTVADPRTSGVAGPFATPESLGLLFGEAGATEVTIYEEPLEVALPDAAAWRDWTMTLGMRQIWDAVPPDESTAVVDRVGALLEADRGADGLLHLTQQVRYTIARKP, translated from the coding sequence ATGGACGACCCGTCGGTGCAGCGCACCAGGATCAGCGCCCTCTTCGACCGCCTCGCCCCCGTCTACGACCAGGGCCCGATCCCGTGGTTCACCCCGATCGCCGATCGGCTCGTCGACCTGCTCTCGCCTGCTCCCGGCGCAACGGCCCTCGATGTCGGTGCCGGGCGAGGCGCCGCCACCTTTCCGCTGGCCAGGGCGGTCGGCGAGACCGGACACGTCGTGGCGGCCGACATCTCGGCGGCGATGATCCGCCTCCTGACGGACTCACTGCAGGCGGCCGGGACCGCGAACGTCCGGACCCTGGTCGGCGAGGCGACGCCCCGTACGTTGCCTGCCGGGACCTTCGATCTGGTGGCCGCCTCGCTCGTCCTCTTCTTCGATCCCGACCCGGCCGGGACGCTGCGTGACTGGCTCGCCCTGCTGCGGCCCGGAGGACGGATCGGCATCAGCACCTTCGGCGCGCAGGACGTGGCGTGGCGGCACGCGGAGGCCGAGATCCTGCGCTACGCCCCGACGGTGGCAGACCCTCGGACCTCGGGCGTCGCCGGACCGTTCGCCACCCCGGAATCACTGGGTCTCCTGTTCGGCGAGGCCGGCGCGACCGAGGTCACCATCTACGAGGAACCGCTCGAGGTCGCCCTGCCCGATGCCGCCGCGTGGCGGGACTGGACGATGACCCTCGGGATGCGCCAGATCTGGGACGCGGTCCCACCGGACGAGAGCACGGCGGTCGTCGACCGGGTCGGCGCGTTGCTGGAGGCTGATCGCGGCGCCGACGGCCTGCTCCACCTGACCCAGCAGGTCCGCTACACCATCGCCCGGAAGCCCTGA
- a CDS encoding glycosyltransferase family 39 protein encodes MTPPQDPTPAARTLPELSGPEAAAQSARPRTEPGTTARSSADARPAAGPSAVARLRTALRSRHPGGIPLSRWVHLVVAVQVVVMTLYSAGYGYQRDELYFRMLPPAWGYVDQPPFTPFLVRTLSHLSDHTWSIRLAATLATCLATYVHVLITREFGGARRAQVISAAAYAFALTPLALGHNLLTATIDLPLWGLTALFICRAVLRDDTRWWIAAGAVIGLTTYNRWLIIAFVMVLLAGMLLAGPRHQLTDRRTWIGGGLALVLALPNLWWQAQHGWPQLTFGMALAGSNNADVRGSMWSLLPIIMGPFVLPFWVAGIVALVRRPAWRRARFVIPALVIFLLLMVPVAGQAYYPVGIVSVLLAIGCVPVAGWATTVRRQRVVAGLLAANALTSIVFDLPVMPIEKSPTRYVNPLALDASFWPRYVGQVTDAYRTYAPQSPGATVVLAGDYGEAGAIDRYGPEMGLPAVYSGHNSLGWLTPPPTTATAAVAVGIPITTLTDHFVSCTQVGRLDNGHAIKMFQQGQPIVVCDGRRDPWPVIWADLADWG; translated from the coding sequence ATGACACCGCCCCAGGACCCCACCCCGGCGGCGCGCACCCTGCCGGAGCTGTCCGGCCCCGAGGCCGCCGCGCAGAGTGCCCGTCCGCGCACCGAGCCAGGGACCACCGCCCGGTCCTCGGCGGACGCCCGACCCGCCGCCGGACCGTCCGCGGTCGCACGCCTGCGCACTGCACTCCGCAGTCGCCATCCGGGCGGCATCCCGCTGTCGCGCTGGGTGCACCTGGTCGTCGCCGTCCAGGTCGTCGTGATGACGCTCTACAGCGCGGGCTACGGCTACCAGCGCGACGAGCTCTACTTCCGGATGCTGCCGCCGGCCTGGGGCTACGTCGACCAGCCGCCGTTCACCCCGTTCCTGGTGCGGACGCTCTCGCACCTCAGCGACCACACCTGGTCGATCCGGCTCGCCGCGACCCTGGCGACGTGTCTGGCGACGTACGTCCATGTCCTGATCACCCGGGAGTTCGGCGGCGCCCGGCGGGCCCAGGTGATCTCCGCCGCGGCGTACGCCTTCGCGCTGACGCCGCTCGCGCTGGGGCACAACCTGCTGACCGCCACCATCGACCTGCCGCTGTGGGGGCTGACCGCCCTGTTCATCTGCCGCGCGGTGCTCCGCGACGACACCCGCTGGTGGATCGCCGCCGGCGCCGTCATCGGGCTCACCACCTACAACCGGTGGCTGATCATCGCCTTCGTGATGGTGCTGCTGGCCGGCATGCTGCTCGCCGGGCCGCGGCACCAGCTCACCGACCGCCGCACCTGGATCGGCGGCGGGCTGGCGCTGGTCCTGGCGCTGCCGAACCTGTGGTGGCAGGCGCAGCACGGCTGGCCGCAGCTGACCTTCGGGATGGCGCTCGCCGGGTCGAACAACGCCGACGTCCGCGGCAGCATGTGGAGCCTGTTGCCGATCATCATGGGCCCGTTCGTGCTGCCGTTCTGGGTCGCCGGGATCGTCGCGCTGGTCCGCCGGCCGGCCTGGCGCCGGGCCCGGTTCGTGATCCCCGCGCTGGTCATCTTCCTGCTCCTGATGGTGCCGGTCGCCGGCCAGGCCTACTACCCGGTGGGCATCGTCTCGGTCCTGTTGGCGATCGGCTGTGTGCCGGTGGCCGGGTGGGCCACCACCGTCCGGCGACAGCGCGTGGTGGCCGGTCTGCTGGCCGCGAACGCCCTCACCAGCATCGTCTTCGACCTGCCGGTGATGCCGATCGAGAAGAGCCCCACCCGCTACGTCAACCCGCTGGCGCTGGACGCCAGCTTCTGGCCACGCTACGTGGGCCAGGTCACCGATGCGTACCGTACGTACGCCCCGCAGAGCCCGGGCGCGACCGTGGTGCTGGCCGGCGACTACGGCGAGGCCGGGGCGATCGACCGGTACGGTCCGGAGATGGGCCTGCCCGCCGTCTACAGCGGCCACAACTCCCTGGGCTGGCTGACGCCGCCACCCACCACGGCCACCGCGGCGGTCGCGGTCGGGATCCCGATCACGACGCTGACCGACCACTTCGTGTCGTGCACCCAGGTCGGCCGCCTCGACAACGGCCACGCGATCAAGATGTTCCAGCAGGGTCAGCCGATCGTGGTGTGCGACGGCCGCCGCGATCCGTGGCCGGTGATCTGGGCGGACCTGGCCGACTGGGGCTGA
- a CDS encoding ATP-dependent DNA ligase, which produces MLLTRLVQTSAAVTATRSRIAKRHLLAEALAESGDATEADIVASYLSGRLRQRRTGVGWRSLLSLPEPAAAPSLTPAEVDAAMAALSGLSGPGSGGARDRDVAALFGRATAAEQDYLRRLVIGELRQGALDALLLEAIAEAASLPVATVRRAAMFSAFSGPVAAAALGGGEAALAAFRLEPLRPVRPMLASPAPDVSTALDGFAGAPVAVDAKLDGIRIQAHRAGDEIAIFTRSLDDITERVPEIVRFVRGLPVDAVVLDGEALLLGPDGRPRPFQETGSRTMTRQHAEPGEQAGPGDQADPDEQAGPGPTAPLSAFFFDVLHLDGRDLIDAPAGERFAALAAAVPAEAIVPRTVVAEPAAVQEYFATVLQRGYEGVVIKDLSAPYAAGRRGAAWVKVKPRHTLDLVVLAVERGSGRRSGLLSNIHLGARDGSKFVMLGKTFKGMTDEMLAWQTARFTELKVDDNGWVVTVRPEQVVEVAFDGVQRSVRYPGGVTLRFARVLRYRTDKTAAEADTLDTVRKLAEG; this is translated from the coding sequence ATGCTGCTCACCCGGCTCGTGCAGACCTCGGCGGCGGTCACCGCGACCCGCTCGCGGATAGCGAAGCGCCACCTGCTGGCCGAAGCGCTGGCCGAGTCAGGGGATGCGACCGAGGCGGACATCGTCGCCTCCTACCTGTCCGGACGGCTGCGACAGCGGCGGACCGGGGTCGGCTGGCGGTCGCTGCTCAGCCTTCCCGAGCCGGCGGCGGCGCCGTCGTTGACGCCGGCCGAGGTGGACGCGGCGATGGCGGCGCTGTCCGGGCTGTCCGGGCCGGGGTCGGGCGGGGCTCGCGATCGGGACGTCGCCGCGCTCTTCGGGCGCGCCACCGCCGCCGAACAGGACTACCTGCGCCGCCTGGTGATCGGCGAACTGCGCCAGGGAGCCCTCGACGCGCTGCTGTTGGAAGCGATCGCCGAGGCGGCCTCGCTGCCGGTCGCGACGGTGCGCCGGGCGGCGATGTTCAGCGCCTTCTCCGGCCCGGTGGCCGCCGCGGCGCTCGGCGGTGGGGAAGCGGCGCTCGCCGCGTTCCGACTGGAGCCGCTGCGCCCCGTACGCCCGATGCTCGCTTCACCCGCCCCGGACGTGAGCACCGCCCTCGACGGCTTCGCCGGTGCGCCGGTGGCGGTCGACGCCAAACTGGACGGCATCCGGATCCAGGCACATCGGGCCGGCGACGAGATCGCGATCTTCACCCGGTCCCTCGACGACATCACCGAGCGGGTCCCCGAGATCGTCCGGTTCGTCCGCGGTCTGCCGGTGGACGCCGTCGTGCTCGACGGGGAGGCGCTGCTGCTCGGGCCGGACGGTCGCCCGCGCCCGTTCCAGGAGACGGGGTCGCGGACGATGACCCGTCAGCATGCGGAGCCCGGGGAGCAAGCCGGGCCGGGGGACCAAGCGGATCCGGACGAGCAAGCGGGGCCGGGACCGACCGCACCGCTGAGCGCCTTCTTCTTCGACGTCCTGCATCTCGACGGTCGTGACCTGATCGACGCACCGGCCGGTGAACGGTTCGCGGCGTTGGCCGCCGCAGTGCCGGCGGAGGCGATCGTGCCGCGGACGGTGGTGGCCGAGCCCGCCGCCGTCCAGGAGTACTTCGCGACCGTGCTGCAGCGCGGCTACGAGGGGGTGGTGATCAAGGACCTGTCAGCCCCGTACGCGGCCGGCCGTCGCGGCGCGGCCTGGGTAAAGGTGAAGCCACGACACACCCTGGATCTGGTCGTCCTGGCGGTCGAACGGGGCAGCGGTCGCCGGTCCGGCCTGCTCTCCAACATCCACCTCGGTGCCCGCGACGGGTCGAAATTCGTGATGCTCGGCAAGACGTTCAAAGGGATGACCGATGAGATGCTCGCCTGGCAGACGGCGCGGTTCACCGAGCTGAAGGTCGACGACAACGGCTGGGTCGTCACGGTCCGTCCGGAGCAGGTCGTCGAGGTGGCGTTCGACGGGGTGCAGCGCTCCGTCCGTTATCCCGGTGGCGTCACGCTCCGCTTTGCCCGGGTGCTGCGCTACCGCACGGACAAGACGGCTGCCGAGGCGGACACGCTGGACACCGTCCGCAAGCTCGCGGAGGGCTGA
- a CDS encoding tocopherol cyclase family protein: protein MSSATPDPDERRGRGDPTDVSRSADRSGFSDQGGRGGRSPAGWLAGIRARTLAAYRATGADLPWGDLRRAHGVAMEGYFWRFTDVERSRVVIALIGVNRGPHGPWATVALAGSNGFLRTAALPGAWADPYGLGAASPGSDPHLSVVPDPAPPPDPPLPPVSPRRGGRTSVPPSAGNHLFVGNDRILRVDLGPDARLDLRLDPADTWPAHRALGGSSGFQLLPGLNQYWHPWLLGGRAAGEAILGGEIWRLDGAAVYGEKNWGKEGFPEAWWWGQAQGFAEPAACVAFAGGKVVAGPLSTTVTALVVRLPDGRLLRFGNPGTSPVRADIGPGQWHLDGRGRGWRVIVDGAGDPSAAHVLPVPLPSQQRNVAGDVEHLAARMAVRVERRGRTSWVGESTLAGLEIGGFDSAREELRRRGAPADAIDAPPAAPAGGRRDPRRAG, encoded by the coding sequence ATGAGCTCGGCTACGCCTGATCCCGACGAGCGGCGCGGCCGTGGCGACCCGACCGACGTCTCCCGGTCCGCCGACCGATCGGGCTTCTCGGATCAGGGCGGCCGCGGTGGTCGGTCGCCGGCGGGGTGGCTGGCAGGGATCCGGGCGCGGACACTCGCGGCCTACCGGGCGACCGGCGCCGATCTCCCCTGGGGCGACCTCCGGCGGGCTCACGGGGTCGCGATGGAGGGCTACTTCTGGCGGTTCACCGATGTCGAACGGTCCCGTGTCGTGATCGCGTTGATCGGGGTCAACCGCGGTCCCCACGGCCCGTGGGCGACCGTCGCGCTGGCCGGCAGCAACGGCTTCCTGCGCACCGCGGCGCTGCCCGGGGCCTGGGCCGATCCGTACGGTCTGGGGGCGGCGTCTCCCGGGTCGGACCCGCATCTCTCAGTCGTGCCCGACCCGGCCCCGCCTCCCGACCCGCCCCTGCCCCCCGTCTCGCCCCGACGCGGCGGCCGCACCTCGGTCCCACCGTCCGCCGGGAATCACCTCTTCGTCGGGAACGACCGCATCCTACGGGTCGACCTCGGGCCGGACGCCCGACTCGATCTCCGGCTCGATCCCGCCGACACCTGGCCGGCGCACCGGGCGCTGGGAGGGTCGAGCGGGTTCCAGCTACTGCCGGGGCTCAACCAGTACTGGCATCCGTGGCTGCTCGGCGGCCGGGCGGCCGGTGAAGCGATCCTGGGCGGCGAGATCTGGCGCCTGGACGGTGCCGCCGTGTACGGGGAGAAGAACTGGGGCAAGGAGGGCTTCCCCGAGGCCTGGTGGTGGGGCCAGGCCCAGGGCTTCGCCGAGCCGGCGGCCTGCGTGGCCTTCGCCGGCGGGAAGGTGGTCGCCGGTCCGCTGTCCACGACTGTCACCGCACTGGTCGTCCGCCTCCCCGACGGCCGGCTGCTGCGGTTCGGCAACCCAGGGACCAGCCCGGTGCGGGCCGATATCGGCCCCGGGCAGTGGCACCTCGACGGGCGTGGCCGCGGCTGGCGGGTGATCGTCGATGGCGCCGGCGACCCGTCCGCGGCCCACGTTCTGCCGGTGCCGCTGCCCAGCCAGCAGCGCAACGTTGCGGGCGACGTCGAGCATCTGGCCGCCCGGATGGCGGTGCGCGTCGAGCGCCGGGGCCGTACGTCCTGGGTGGGGGAGAGCACCCTGGCCGGGCTCGAGATCGGCGGGTTCGACAGTGCCCGTGAGGAGTTGCGCCGTCGCGGTGCACCCGCGGATGCGATCGACGCGCCGCCTGCGGCACCCGCTGGGGGTCGACGCGACCCGCGCCGGGCGGGATGA
- a CDS encoding metallopeptidase family protein, with protein sequence MLDISAEEFERYVDEAVESVPAALLDLVENCILVIEDEPPLGEPHLLGLYQGVPLDRRGIDYSGVLPDRILIFRTPLMRMCRTPAELREQVRVTVVHEIGHFFGIDDARLHELGYA encoded by the coding sequence ATGCTCGACATCTCCGCGGAGGAGTTCGAGAGGTACGTCGACGAGGCTGTCGAGTCGGTGCCGGCGGCGCTGCTCGACCTCGTCGAGAACTGCATCTTGGTGATCGAGGACGAACCGCCGCTCGGCGAGCCCCACCTGCTGGGCCTCTACCAGGGCGTCCCGCTGGACCGTCGCGGCATCGACTACTCGGGGGTGCTGCCGGACCGGATCCTGATCTTCCGCACCCCCTTGATGCGGATGTGTCGTACGCCTGCCGAGCTGCGCGAGCAGGTCCGGGTCACCGTGGTGCACGAGATCGGCCACTTCTTCGGGATCGACGATGCCCGCCTCCATGAGCTCGGCTACGCCTGA
- the mqo gene encoding malate dehydrogenase (quinone), translating into MAFRKRRHNPGRWPVEAEEVDVALIGGGVLSATFGLMLHMLQPDWTIMGFERLPKVAKESSNPWNNAGTGHSGLCELNYTKEMPDGSMDSSKPIDINEQFQVSRQLWAHFVEKGVLGHPETFINACAHMSLVHGEEDIDFLRRRWEGLKENPLFSEMEFSDDQEKIKEWAPLLIQGRDPHERVAVTYDPTGTDVNFGSITRQIFNYLEYHGVFVETSKEITDLKQNSDGSWTLRVADHRRRDEGRGADKFVRAKFVFNGAGGWALKMMQKAGVPEVDGYALFPVSGAFLSTTDPQIVATHTVKVYGKAKVGAPPMSNPHMDARIINTNRSVLFGPYAGVDPRFLKFGSWLDMPKMIRTGNIMAVLNVAKDNVALIRLLFSMIFMTPGQKLRELREFSPSADMTDWRMIKAGQRAQIIKTNSDGRGGKLEFGTEVIANEDGTLATVLGASPGASTAVPIMLELLERCFPEKIAEWTPKIKEVIPTYGKRLSDDPQLAYETMKHTADVLHITGPSAPAAK; encoded by the coding sequence GTGGCGTTCCGCAAGCGCAGGCACAATCCAGGCAGGTGGCCGGTCGAGGCCGAGGAAGTCGATGTCGCACTCATCGGCGGTGGCGTGCTGAGCGCGACCTTCGGACTGATGCTGCACATGCTCCAGCCGGACTGGACCATCATGGGCTTCGAGCGTCTGCCGAAGGTCGCCAAGGAGTCCTCCAATCCGTGGAACAATGCGGGCACCGGACACTCCGGGCTGTGTGAGCTGAACTACACCAAGGAAATGCCCGACGGCTCGATGGACAGCTCCAAGCCCATCGACATCAACGAGCAGTTCCAGGTGAGCCGGCAGCTGTGGGCGCACTTTGTGGAGAAGGGCGTCCTCGGTCACCCGGAGACCTTCATCAACGCCTGCGCGCACATGTCCCTGGTGCACGGCGAGGAGGACATCGACTTCCTCCGTCGACGCTGGGAGGGCCTGAAGGAGAATCCGCTGTTCTCGGAGATGGAGTTCTCCGACGACCAGGAAAAGATCAAGGAGTGGGCGCCGCTGCTGATCCAGGGGCGTGACCCCCACGAGCGGGTCGCGGTCACGTACGATCCGACCGGCACCGATGTGAACTTCGGGTCCATCACCCGACAGATCTTCAACTACCTCGAGTACCACGGCGTGTTCGTGGAGACCTCGAAGGAGATCACCGACCTCAAGCAGAACTCCGACGGTTCGTGGACGCTGCGGGTGGCCGACCACCGCCGCCGCGACGAGGGCCGCGGGGCGGACAAGTTCGTCCGCGCCAAGTTCGTCTTCAACGGCGCCGGCGGCTGGGCGCTGAAGATGATGCAGAAGGCCGGGGTGCCCGAGGTCGACGGCTACGCACTGTTCCCGGTCTCCGGTGCGTTCCTGTCGACCACCGATCCGCAGATCGTCGCCACCCACACGGTGAAGGTCTACGGCAAGGCGAAGGTCGGCGCGCCGCCGATGTCCAACCCGCACATGGACGCCCGGATCATCAACACCAACCGGTCGGTCCTCTTCGGGCCGTACGCCGGGGTGGATCCGCGGTTCCTGAAGTTCGGGTCCTGGCTCGACATGCCGAAGATGATCCGCACCGGCAACATCATGGCCGTGCTCAACGTGGCCAAGGACAACGTGGCGCTGATCCGCCTGCTGTTCAGCATGATTTTCATGACCCCGGGTCAGAAGCTGCGCGAGCTGCGCGAGTTCTCGCCGAGCGCCGACATGACCGACTGGCGGATGATCAAGGCCGGTCAGCGCGCCCAGATCATCAAGACCAACTCCGACGGCCGCGGTGGCAAGCTGGAGTTCGGCACCGAGGTGATCGCCAACGAGGACGGCACCCTGGCCACCGTGCTGGGTGCCTCCCCGGGCGCGTCGACCGCCGTGCCGATCATGCTCGAGCTGCTGGAGCGCTGCTTCCCCGAGAAGATCGCGGAGTGGACGCCGAAGATCAAGGAAGTCATCCCGACCTACGGCAAGCGGCTCTCCGACGATCCGCAGCTGGCGTACGAGACGATGAAGCACACCGCTGACGTGCTGCACATCACCGGCCCGTCCGCGCCCGCCGCGAAGTGA
- a CDS encoding metallophosphoesterase, whose amino-acid sequence MRVRRLGIALSAAALLAASPQAFAAPATNPGQHRGQGQDYTMAVIGDVPYGQAQIAAFPSWIDQINADPDVRFVTHVGDIKDGSSRCDTSYFEQIKADFDRFQDPLVYVTGDNEWTDCHRQNNGGYDPLERLATIRSIFFSDPGRTNGRAVPIDSQRAAGFPENVNYERAGLDVAAVNIIGSNNATLPWSGIGQTTPNQAQLAEEQARTANALAVIDTAFADAEKNHHHAVAVMLQADMFDPTYTPTWKDISAFQPLVQHLVDRSAAFEGEVYLFNGDSHVFNSDKPLAAGSRWLSTYGVTGTADNLTRVTVDGSTNNKDWLKVTVHPSADHDVLTWERIAYR is encoded by the coding sequence ATGCGCGTACGCCGCCTCGGCATCGCCCTCAGTGCCGCCGCCCTTCTCGCCGCCTCTCCCCAGGCCTTCGCCGCTCCTGCCACGAATCCTGGCCAGCATCGCGGGCAGGGGCAGGACTACACCATGGCCGTGATCGGCGACGTGCCGTACGGCCAGGCCCAGATCGCCGCCTTCCCGTCCTGGATCGACCAGATCAACGCCGATCCCGACGTCCGATTCGTCACCCACGTGGGCGACATCAAGGACGGGTCCAGCCGGTGCGACACCTCGTACTTCGAGCAGATCAAGGCCGACTTCGACCGTTTCCAGGATCCGCTGGTCTACGTGACCGGTGACAACGAATGGACCGACTGTCACCGTCAGAACAACGGTGGCTACGACCCGCTGGAGCGTCTCGCCACGATCCGCTCGATCTTCTTCTCCGACCCGGGCCGCACCAACGGCCGCGCGGTGCCGATCGATTCGCAGCGCGCTGCCGGCTTCCCCGAGAACGTGAACTACGAGCGTGCCGGCCTCGACGTGGCTGCGGTGAACATCATCGGCAGCAACAACGCCACCCTGCCGTGGTCCGGGATCGGCCAGACGACGCCGAACCAGGCACAGCTCGCCGAGGAGCAGGCCCGCACCGCGAACGCCCTCGCGGTCATCGACACGGCCTTCGCCGACGCCGAGAAGAACCACCACCACGCCGTTGCGGTGATGCTCCAGGCCGACATGTTCGACCCCACCTACACGCCCACCTGGAAGGACATCTCGGCCTTCCAGCCGCTGGTGCAGCACCTGGTCGACCGTTCCGCCGCGTTCGAGGGTGAGGTCTACCTCTTCAACGGTGACTCCCACGTCTTCAACTCCGACAAGCCCCTGGCTGCGGGGTCGCGGTGGCTGTCGACGTACGGAGTCACCGGCACCGCGGACAACCTGACCCGAGTGACCGTGGACGGCTCCACCAACAACAAGGACTGGCTCAAGGTGACCGTGCACCCGTCGGCCGACCACGACGTCCTCACCTGGGAGCGCATCGCCTACAGGTGA